The Oncorhynchus masou masou isolate Uvic2021 chromosome 14, UVic_Omas_1.1, whole genome shotgun sequence region GTGGTGTGGGGCTCGGGGAGGGTACTACCCAGGAGGGTCTGCCACCACCACCCAGCAGCCTGAGACCTCGTCTGATCTTCCACACCCAGCTAGCACACGGTAGCCCCACGGGACGCATCGAGGGCTTCAGCAACGTGCGAGAGCTCTACACCAAGATCGGAGAGGCCTTTGGGATCGCACCACCAGAGGTGAAcaatatgatgtgtgtgtgtgtgagagagagagatctgctTCAGTTTATCCCTTTACTGACTCACTTTCTAACTCTTTAGGTGATGTTCTGCACTCTGAACACTCACAAGGTGGACATGGACAAGTTACTGGGGGGTCAGATTGGGCTGGAGGACTTTATTTTCGCCCATATCAAAGGCCAGAGGAAGGAGGTGGAGGTGTTCAAGGGGGAGGACGCCCTGGGGTTGACCATCACTGATAATGGAGCTGGATACGCCTTCATCAAGGTGGGCATGGTTACTGGCTAGGAAATCAGTGGTCTGTGTCTGCCACCTCTGATAGGTCTGGCAGTGGAAGGAAATGCATCAGCATCACACACAGAGGACTAAAAATAGAACAAAATGGGAGCGTTTGAAACGCAGAGCCTCAATTGCAGCAACAGTGTGGAATGTACAGTAGACTGAAAATAAGATGTTAGTTAGTTGCCTATGCACATTATAGAGTTGTTTATGTTGCCCACTGCCAAATTGGCTGATTGTGTGAAATGGTGGATTTTTACTTTGTCTCATCCTGTCCCTTCCAGAGAATAAGGGAGGGTAGCGTGGTCCATCAGATCCAGGTCATCAACGTGGGAGACATGATTGAGTCCATCAACGGCCACAGTCTCATTGGGTGTCGACACTACGAGGTGGCCAAGATGCTCAAGGAGCTGCCCAAGGGGAAGGACTTTGTTCTCAAGATGGTGGAGCCCTTGAAAGCCTTCGGtgggtttgtgtatgtgtgtgtatgagagattgTGTGTGCTGACACAGTAATTATGAATCATATTATGGTGTGACAGATTATATTTAGGAATGAGTCAGCAGTTATCAAACTTTGTAATGCCTTTTACTAATTGCTCTTATATTATCATTGACTAGCTAGATATAGAATTAGGAGGTTGGAAACCTGATGCTCCTTTGACATGTTATGTTGTCTCCCTTACCTGTAGACATGATCAGCCAGAGGTCAGGAGGGGCCCGGGCTGGCTCAGGAACCCAGCTGGGGACAGGGAAGGGCACCCTGCGTTTACGCTCCAAAGGCCCAGCCACGGTGGAGGAGCTGgtgagtgtgtgttggctctTCTATTACCATTAATAAGGTTAACATGGTTTCAGGTCATGactatgtttgttgtatttgttTGACAGCCCTCTGCATTTGAGGAGAAGGCCATAGAGAAAGTGGATGACCTCCTGGAGAGTTACATGGGCATCAGAGACAGTGAGCTGGGTAAGGGAGAcggtgtgtgtatacgtgtgaaTGTGATTCACACATGCAGCTCCTGTTAGCAGTGGTGACTTGTGTGTtgccacttcaaatcaaatgttatttgttacatgcttcgtaagcaacaggtgtagactaatggtgaaatgcttactcacagacccttcccaacaatgcagagagatagaaataatagaaaagtaaaacatgtaataatAGATACATAATGAGTAAGGATAACTTGGCAACATACActgtgtaccagtactgagtcgatgtgcagggtacgaggtagatgtgtacatttgactaggaataaagtgacaaaTAATAAACGTATGTGATGAGGCAAAgtttgtgcaaaaagggtcaatgcaaatagtctcggtagctatttggttaactatttaactttCTATTACTTTGTTGTGCTGTGGTTGacccctctccctcactgtcaGCTGCTACAATGG contains the following coding sequences:
- the LOC135554487 gene encoding PDZ domain-containing protein GIPC1-like, with protein sequence MPLGLGRRKKASPLVENEEAEPIRAGLNVPGMDGLDGGGVGLGEGTTQEGLPPPPSSLRPRLIFHTQLAHGSPTGRIEGFSNVRELYTKIGEAFGIAPPEVMFCTLNTHKVDMDKLLGGQIGLEDFIFAHIKGQRKEVEVFKGEDALGLTITDNGAGYAFIKRIREGSVVHQIQVINVGDMIESINGHSLIGCRHYEVAKMLKELPKGKDFVLKMVEPLKAFDMISQRSGGARAGSGTQLGTGKGTLRLRSKGPATVEELPSAFEEKAIEKVDDLLESYMGIRDSELAATMVELGKDKKNPDEFAEALDETLGDFAFPDEFVFDVWGAIGDAKVGRL